From Canis lupus baileyi chromosome X, mCanLup2.hap1, whole genome shotgun sequence:
GGGCGTCGGGCGACTGGTGGCGGGGCGAGTGCgcgggcgcccgggggctcaTTCCCCACAAGTACATCACGCTGCCCGTGGGGTGAGTGAGCTGCTTCTCGTTCACCCGGGCCTCTGGCCCTTCCCCTGCCCGAGTCCTAGCCTCCCTAGGCCTGGGCGCCCCAGACCCCTTCTGGCCAACACTGGGCCCGCCGGCCCCCAGAGCCTGGCCCGGAAGGCGCGCTTTCAGCAGGCTGTCCCTCTGACCCTAGTGCAGAGAAGCACTCGGCGGGCCAGGGGCCACAGGTCGCAGCGGAGCTGGTGAGCAGTCCAGAGGTCCTCCTGGCCGTGGAACTTGGCCATCGGTGAGCGAGGGGGAGACTCATATTGGTGGCCCCACTTGCCCACCTCGGCCTGAGCACTGCTGTTGGGGAGTGAAACCTGTCCCAGGCAGCAGGTGCTGGGCCAGGTCACAAGGGGTGGGCTCTGACTTTGGCCACGTGCAGAGGGGCCCAGGTGGGGGAGAGCCGTCCAGGTGAGGGACCCGCTGGGCCGGCCTCGCTCTTCCCCCTACCTTGGCAGTGCCCTGCCCCGGGAGGGGCCCCTGTGGGCTCACTGTCTGTACCCTGCAGGCCAGAGCCATGCACCCCGCCTGAGGCCCCCCTGGGCATACCCGGGGGGCCCTTCGGGCACAGACGACACTGCTTGGTCCCCACCTCCCCGGAGCGATACGTGGAGGTGGACAAGGTGAGAGCCGGGACTGGCTGTGTggcaggtggggggggcgggggacacctCTCCCGGGGAGTCTGCGTCACTTTAGAAACCAGACTTTTTCCTCCTGATGCTCGGGTCTACCCTTCCTGGCTCCACACCTGCTGGCTGAGCCcagcccagggaggggcaggccAGTAAgggggtgaggccagaggggaagGACGAGCCCAGAAGCAGGGTTGAGGGGCACACGGGGGCTCCTGCGGTTGGGCTTCACGTTCTGGAGTGGGGAGTGGCAAGTGGGACTCGCAGGCAGGCATGGCATCTAGAGCCAGGGCGGGTGACAGGCAGTCACCCAGCAGGTGTTTGGTGCCCGAGGAGGATGAAAGGGACCGGGGGAAGAGATGCCGGAGTGGGTGGCCGCCTGGGAAGCCCGGCAGGGTGCTGGTTCTCAGTGCGGGAGACCGTGGGTGTTGAACATGGCCCCGGCCAGGGGGCACCCTGGGGAGACACGGCTTTCTGCTCTGGGGAGCGTGCCCACCTGTGGGCTCCCAGTGAGCACCGCTGGGCTAAGACAGAAGCCCTGGGGACATGCGCCAGGGAGAGAGCCCAAGAGCACGCGGTGTGCCGGCGGAGGCCCAGTGGCCCGGCCAGGAGTCGGGGACCAGGGGGCGAGCTAGGTCACATGGCCGCTAATGCCAGAGAAGCCAGAGTCAGGCgtaggggaggggtgggcagccaGGACATGGAAGGGGGGTGCAGGCAGCAGGCAGCGCCAGGTGGGGTGCGGGTGGACGCTGACCCGTGAGGCTCCAGCACAGTGGTGCTCCCGGGGGTCGGGGGTGGCTGTGACCTCAGCCAGGGAGAGAGTAggtaggaggagagaggggaCCTGGGACTCAGCCAGAGGGACCCCCACGTCAGGGCTGGGCTGAGAATTGCCGTCCCCAGAGGTGGCTGtgacccacccccccaccaaaaGCGGCAGGAGGGAaaccaggcagggaggaggggcggcGGCTTCGGGACCGGTGGGTAGGAGGGGTGTGGTGACAGGAAGGTGGCCAAGGACCTCGGTTGTGGAATGAGAACGAGTTCCAGCGGACGCTtgggcagcagagggaggaaggcCCCACGTGTGGCTCGGGTGGCGACAGCCTGACcggagggtgggagagggggctCTGCAGATGCTGTCCCTCGTCTTCTGTCCTCTAGGCTGTGGCACAGACCATGGATTCCGTGTTTAAGGAGCTCCTGGGAAAGACCTCCGCCCGCCAGGGCGCGGGGCCCGCGTCCACCGGctcccccggccccgggccctgCAGCCTGAAGCCTCCGGCCTCCGGCCGCCTGGGTAGGAGCAAAGGCTTCTCCCGCGGCTCCGGGGCCCCGGCGTCCCCCTCGGCGTCCCATCCCCAGGGCCTGGACTCTCCACTTAAGCACTGAGGCGCTGCCGGCCGCTCTGCagccgtccccccccccccgacgtGGCCACCTGTGGCATCTCCCTGGCCCTGTGTGGCCGGTGCCGGGCTCCTGCTCTTGCCCCTTCGCAGAGGAGGAGACGGCTGCCCCGACGCGCCCCTGCCTGCCCCGACCCTGGCTTTGCTGTGAGGGCTTGGCGGTGGCTGCCGGGCGCTGGGTGCGAGCCCGGTGGCGGCCGGCAGGTGCTGGCTGCCGTTTATAAAGGCCTGCGTGTTGACCCCCGTGCAAGCCAGTCCTCTGTCtcggggggcaggcgggggcacGGCCAGATGCGGGGCGCTCGGCAAAGGCGGCGGGGGTCTCGGCACACGGCCGTCCGAGCGGGGGTCCGGTGTCCGGTGGGGGTCCGAGAATGCCGTTGCACGCTGCCCGACAAGCGCCCTTACCCTGATCCAAGGAGACCCGCTGGGTGGAAAAAGTGCTGGATCTTTTATtagggacagagtgagaggggagggcagagggggagcagagaggccccctacccctttccttcctcccggGCTCCGGGGAGCCTCCATGTCAGGGGCAGGCACCCGCTGCGTGGAGGCCTTGTGCGCCCCCCAGACGAGGCCCCCGGCTGCCGCCCTAGCCCCCCCACGCTAGGCCCCAAGGAGCTGACCTCTGGCTCCTAGTCCCAGAGCCCCCTCCCAGAGGGTCTCCTCCCCCCAGGGGTCCGAGGGCCAGCCCCAGGTAGGCAGCCGGGCCTCGCAGAGCCTCTGGAAGGAAGGCGCCCCTTGGCTCCTCAGGAGGAAGTGTCCTTGGCCAGGAAGGAGCTGGCCGTGGCGCAGGACTCCTCTTGGGGCCCCAGGCTGGGTGGGGCCCGACTCCGGGCCCAGCAGAACAGGCTGCGCAGCTCGGAGGAGACGCTGCTGCTGAAGAAGGCGTAGATCCAGGGGTTGGTGCAGCTGTTGAGGCTGGCCAGCAACATAAGCAGCACGAAGGGGGCCCCTGTGGGTGGGGAGAGTCCGGGCTGGGGCTGAGGGTGTCCGCGCAGAGGTGCAGTGACCCCGTCTGCTCACTGGGGCATATGTCTGCGGGGTGAGGGCGCGTGCGCGGCCCAGCCCGAAGGTCCCCCACCGCCCTGGCCGCAGCCACACCCACCTTCCAGGGGCGCCTGCGGGTCCCACGCTGCCCACAGCTGCACGAGGAAGAAGGGCGCCCAGCACAACACGTAGACGATCACAATGACCAGCGTCATCCTCACCGTCTTGGCCATGGCTGCGGACACCCGGGCCCCCTCGCTGGGGCTGCCGGTCCGGTGCCCTCCACGGCACCCCCCAGCCCTCTCTGCTGGCCCCGGCACCAGGCTGGAGTGAATCTCCCGGAAGATGAGCACCTGGCAGGCCGCGATGCCCAGGGCAGGTGCCACAAAGACCATTAGGGCGATCCAGGTGACATAGGCTCGGAGGCCCCAGGGCTCAGCGAAGTGGGCCCAGCAGTCAAGGACCCCACTGCCATTTCCCACGTCACGCTGGGCAAAGATGAAGAGCTGGGGCAGGCTGAGAATGAGCGAGAAGGCCCAGGCCACCAGCACCGGCCGGTTCCAGCGAGCTCCACCTCCGTGGCGGTATGCCAGCATGGGGCGGCAGATGGCGCGGTGGCGGTCCAGCGTCATGGCCAGGATCATGTAGGAGGAGGCATACATGCCCACCATCTGCAGGTACTTGACTGCCCGGCACAGGGCATCAGGCCCACGGAAGCGGTCCGTGGCATCCCACGCCAGCTGGGGCAGTACTTGGAACAGAGCCACAGCCAGGTCGGCCAGGCACAAGTGGCCAATGAAGACGTGCATGGGTGCCCAGCGACCCCGCCGGACCCGGCGCGCCAGGGCCCCCAGCACCAGGCCGTTGCTCAGGGCCACAGCCACGAAGACCGTGGAGAGCAGGGCTAGCTCGGCCTGGACAAGCAGCGGGTCCCGGGTGTCCAGCAGCTCCCTGCTGCCGTTGCCAGCTGGAGTAGGTGGAGAGAGGGTCCGGGGCACAGCTGGGCGGGTGGAGGAAGAGGCCCCGTTAGGGTATGTGCTCTGCGGGGGGCCCTGGGCCCGATGGCAGGGCCAGTGGCTGAGCCGCGTCAACCTGGGCCCCCGCTTCCCTGCCGCCTCCCAGGCCCCGGCCCGAAGCGGAGCGCTCACCACTCCTGGCCCGTGTGGGGGGGCAGCCCCCCCCATGAGCACGCAGGGCCGTGCCCGCGCCTCCCCGCACTGGCAGCCCCGACAGGGAGGGTGAAGGAGTCTCCGAAAGGGGGGCTTCTCTGCTTCTGCAAGCCCACTCGGCCTACCTGGCTCGTCCCCGAGGAGGGATTGGTGGGGGGACAGGTTGGGGCCCGGGGGCTGGAACCTTACCCGAGGTGGTGGATGCCAGGAGCATGGTGGGGCCGGGGCAGGTGTCTCGAGCGCCTGGGGGACACAGGGTATCGGGCTCAGCCTCCCAACCGAGGGGCCTAGTCTCTCGACAGGCGCCCCTAGAGACTGGGTGCCAGGGTGGCGGGGTgcctgtgtgtgggggggtcccaGCGGTGGGGAGGCACGCTCGGTCGGATGGAGGTCGGTGAGGTCATGGATCCCGGGCCCCGCTGTGCTCCCCAGTACCGAGCAGGTTAAGATAGAAAGGAGCTGTCGCGCAGATGCGTGAGCGTGTCCTAGGACCCACGTTGCAGCCCGCAGATCCGGAGCACACGTCCAGACCGCCTCCCCCCACGCACCCTCGCACAGCCCGGGAGAGGCGGCCGGcggagggctggggctgggcaggagAGGCCACTGTCCCCGGGGCCCCCCGAAGCCCCTTACCTGGCTCGGCTCTCTGGGCTCCGGGCAGCTGGGCAGTGGCGGCTGCGAAGGTGGCCCAGGAGCTCAGATCTgctccccatcccctgccccgccccagcccggCCTCTGGGAGTGACCTGCCCAGGAGGggacttcctctccctccccgcccccacgtGCCTCTCCTGGCCTCCTGCCTGGGGCACCGGGAAGTAGGCTCCTGGCCTCCTGCGCTGCCCTTCCTGTCCGGGCCCTCCTGGGTCTGTCCCCAGGACGCCttgtcccccccgccccgggtgcCTGAGCCCTCCCAGGCTGGTCCCCGGCTAGGCCTGGCTGTGACCGGCAGGCAACCGACACCCCCAGCCGCCGCCTGTCCCCCCATTCCGTCCTCACGGGGTCCACCTTATTGGGAGGTCAGGTCCGGCGGGGTTCTGGGAGATCGCTCAACTCAGCAGCTCTGCTGTaaaagtggggaaactgaggccagagatgGCTGAGGCTGACTGAAGGCCACACAGCTTCTTGGTGGCACGGCGCGACTCCTTTCCCAGCCAGGTTCCTTCTGTCCCTGCTGGGCCCCGGGGAGGAAGGGGTGAGAGCTCGTGGAATCCCCACTACGTGAGTGCTGGTGCCCGCCCCTCCTCAATTAGGGCCACCGGAGATGAGGGacaggaagggagggggtggggcgggtTCAAGCCAGGGCTTAATGCACCCCTGTGACAGCCAGCTTCCTCCCCAGGATCCTGTGGGAGCCAGGGAcacccccaccctcttcctcccccccaccTGCAGCTACCTGCCCTAGGAGGGGGCGGGCTGCaggcctctgtctccctcccgCACCGCCGGACGGCCACAGGGGCGCACGCACTCGGCACCCACACAGGCACGGATGGGCTCACGTCCGGGCACGCGTGTGGAGGGGCTTCCCTCCGGGGGCTCCAGGGCGGGGCCTgcagcccacccacccacccaccagggctgcccctgcagCCCACCCTCTCCCTGCTGTCCCGGGCGCCCTCTGCCCGCCGACCCTGCTCTCGCCGCAGAGCCTGGCCTCGCTCCGCCAAGGCTGGTGCAGCCCAGCCCCGCGCCGTGGCCCGCTCGCCTcgagtgccaggccctgggcccactTGGCCCTGTTTTCCTGTTTGTCCGTCTTCTCTAATGACCTGCAAGGCCGGAGGCCAAGACAGCTTCGCGCTGACCAGGCCCAAGTATGGCCAAGACTCGGGCCTCGCCTTCCTGGCCAgagagccggggggggggggcagccgggggggggggcggcgtcTCGCACACTCACACGCACCCACCCCTGCAGGGGGCACACGTACCGCATCCACACGTGCTGCACATTCActacaatcacacacacacactctaccccgctccccccccccccccgcacagtGCACACGCATATTCCAGTGGTTTCCGCTGCACCATTTGGACGCAGGTTGCAGAATGCTGACACCCGGCATCGGAACCCTTCACTCACACCTCCTGAGACCTAGAGCATCGTCACTCTCTCCCCTGTAACCACTTGCCGTTATTGACCTAGCAGCGtagaaacaaatttctttttttttttttatttttaaagattttatttattcatgagagacccagacagagacccaggcagaaggagaagcgggtcCCTGTGGGGGACCCGgtggggaactcgatcccgggaccccggggtcacgccctgaactgaaggcagatgctcaaccgctgagcccccgggcgtcCTAGGAACCACTTTCTGCCACTGTCCGGGTGGACAGGAATGGTCAGAAGGGGAGCTCCTGGGAAGACTCTAAAACAGATTATTCAAGGGAAAGTTTTGAGCCGCTGGTAAAAAGTCACAGCATACCCAGCAGCCTTTgtcacacaccccccccccccccccccggtgctAGCCTGGCCGGTGAGATGGGACCTCCCTCGTCTGccggagaaactgaggcacctgCGCACCACACATGCTCACCTTGCCCCTCTACAGCTGCGTGACCCTGGACAGCCTAGGCCCAGCTCCACTGGGGTCTCTGAAACGGGGAGCCCCCCGCTGAAGGCTGCCGGGGACAGGACGGGCGAAGGCCTGGAGCCGAGCCCACGGAAGAGCCCACTTTCACGGCGCCCGGGGCCCGGCCGGAAGCCAGAGGCCGAGCCCCCGCACCGCGTCCCCGCCCAGCTCCCAGCGGAGAGCTGGCATCTGTCGCCGGCCCTGCTCCCCGCACTCCTTGTTTCCTGTTGCCGAGTCCGGGGCAACCTCTGCGGGAAGCCCCTGCCCTCCTCGGTGCTGTATCCCTGAGGCAAGGGGAGGCGGCGGCGCCCAAGGCCACCACATGCTCCAGGGACATTGGGCACGCGGAGTGGCTGCTGGCGACTCCCGGAAGAACCGAGAGGCCACCAAGGCAAGAGAGAGGCTGGGGCCTTCGCCCAGAGCCCCCGGGCCTGGGGGACCCACGGTGCAGGCGCAGGTGCCCGTGGGCACTGGGCCAGGCCGGCTGAGTCACATCGCCTGCAGCGAGGAGCTGATCAGAGGTGACAGGCCTGTCGCAggccccccgccacccccagggGACTAAAATGGGGCTGGGCAGCAGTTCATGGGGAAGAAGGCTGACGGGCGCACTCACCGGCAGGGCCACAGGGGGCTCGTGAACAGGGCACGGCTGGGGGCCCTGCAAGACACGCAGGTGGCAGGGGACCCCGGAGACGGCAGAGAGGGATCCCCGACCAGAGTTTCAGGGGGCGGCCGGAGGCACCCGcactccccgcagggagcacCGGAGGCTGGTTGGGAAAGGCCAGAGCAAGGGCCGGGGCGCAGGGCGGAGCACACCCCCAGACGAGCCTGCGCGGCAGAAGACACGAGGCCTGGGGGGGCACCGACCATCCCAGGCGCCAGCACCAGGGCAGGGCATCAGAGGCCACCCTGTCTTCCCCTAGCAGTGGCTCTCTGTCCCCACAATCCCTGGCTCAGGGCCCCCCGGGGGCTCGGGCGGTGacgcgtctgccttcaggtcaggtcatggtcccgggtcctgggatccagcccgttCTCCCTCTCGCCCCTGCTACTGTCCTCTCTCTCCCgcgaattaataaataaaatcttaaaaaaaaaaaaaaggaccctttGCTCAGCGAACAGCAAGTGCCGCAGGCCCCGGAAGGAGCCAGTCCCTGCCCCCGTGCGGGGCCCTGTGCGGGTCTGGGCCGAGCGGGCTGCGCGGGGAGGCATCGCCTGGCAGAGAAATGGTGACACGCCGCTAGCTGGTGGATGCCACGGCGAGGAAAGACATTTGTCGGGCTCCTGAACAAATGCTCAAGGGACATTTCGGggatgagagaggaagagggggcagcTAGACGCATGGAGAAGAGGTGATAGAGCCAGGAGAGGATCTGCCCAGGAGGCCGGGGGCAGAGGTGGGCATCCTACGGGAAGGGCGCAAGCAGAGCCGCTGGGGGGTATCGGGCGATGGGGGGACTCCGGCTACGCATCCCTCCCAGTGGGGTCCTCGCTGCAGACGGCTGGCGCTGCATGGCAGCCTGAAGTGATGAGCAAGGAGCGGAATGAGGAGAGCCTGATGTCAACCAAACACCCAGGAGGGGCTCCAGTGGGGTGACAGGGCACTGGGGCACAGGGTGGGACCCAAAGGGGCAAAATACATTGAATAAAAATGCGTGTGtgatataaaaaaatacacaaaaaaatgtgtgtgtgcgcacgcgcggGGACGTGCACGCGCCAACGCTGACCCCAAGACCGGATGTCCACTCACCTGAGGTCCAAATTCGagtaaataataattttgaaaattagacAAAGCCTGCTTGCAAGCTTTGGGAGGGAGGAGACTGGTCCTTGGATTAAGACCCCGAGGCTTGGGAGCGGGGGGTCCCCAGCAGCCACTGGGAGCATCCTCTCTCCTGGGCTGAGGACCCGGGGGCAGAGGCCGGGGAGCTATTGACGGCTGTGCCCCCAGATGACCAGGAGGTCCTCATCTGGCGGGAAGGCAGCCTGACAGAGGCGCCTCCTTTTTGGTCAGGGTTGTCCCGGCCTGCGGTCGAAAGGGCCACCGCCACGCGCAGGCCCTCCTCCTGCCAGCCTTCCATGCATGGCTGCGGCTAGGGCCACTTCAGCGTTGCTCAGCGCTTccaccattctttttttccctttttcttaaagatttttatttatttattcattcatgagagacacagacagagagagggacagagacccaggccgagggggaagcaggccccacgcagggagcccgacgcgggacccgatcctgagact
This genomic window contains:
- the AVPR2 gene encoding vasopressin V2 receptor — encoded protein: MLLASTTSAVPRTLSPPTPAGNGSRELLDTRDPLLVQAELALLSTVFVAVALSNGLVLGALARRVRRGRWAPMHVFIGHLCLADLAVALFQVLPQLAWDATDRFRGPDALCRAVKYLQMVGMYASSYMILAMTLDRHRAICRPMLAYRHGGGARWNRPVLVAWAFSLILSLPQLFIFAQRDVGNGSGVLDCWAHFAEPWGLRAYVTWIALMVFVAPALGIAACQVLIFREIHSSLVPGPAERAGGCRGGHRTGSPSEGARVSAAMAKTVRMTLVIVIVYVLCWAPFFLVQLWAAWDPQAPLEGAPFVLLMLLASLNSCTNPWIYAFFSSSVSSELRSLFCWARSRAPPSLGPQEESCATASSFLAKDTSS